The Alosa sapidissima isolate fAloSap1 chromosome 5, fAloSap1.pri, whole genome shotgun sequence genome has a window encoding:
- the sytl2a gene encoding synaptotagmin-like protein 1 isoform X6, whose product MIDLSFLTDEEQEMIMVVLKRDAELKKSEDQRVKDLQKTMRDRNKLKYMTGEWFYETKSQRHRDRIHGSDIIRASIRQRKPVTVFELSKVWAEKPSFVNSGNRDVFLPPELAGIIDEPQTQSKNQSREYACSSESQSGVSKPAVQPQVKLRLNPFNNRPTSLASPGGESQQVSNGTTQTVKTPARESHPSYESPIVTHTNQTSDSFEKSQATLNTHKPVPRKRVLHVSGDYSVDRNRPARENVATPAPRGILKHCNSISSSSSSNDSLPPHSNYNQKTEPLSPVDLPDSPSSGSSSGCWLDRKQVRFSGIVRGRNPALQNGRELGEHDLLDHDRVVLSDEEGQTDKSDTSISSSNGDDASSEGLSCPRDECDSPFFSKTRQKTEPELCIGSKSSPQDSYLWGSKWVNRKEVMTGELQNSTEGSLQNGSKDGEARRPTGWHDGLAQPPASEVSSLHATVPETDNSEDTSPVRTMLKRASRPMSLSKSLEDITTMPAREERMRTDQRSDLMLSANDVSVAPSSPTSAPDPEQMKRMSASVPAFLQQESYDRESDCTSENSFYSPHRPQKRNSHTNHSFSSGMASMSSSVSGSVMSIYSGDFGSVDVKGTIQFAMNYVEKLGEFHIFVVQCRDLAVAEPKRNRSDPYVKCYLLPDKTKLGKRKTSIKKKTLNPTFNEILRYKISFDTLRITTLNLSVWHNDNFGRNSFLGEVDVDLREWSISDTQMKDYLLRPRVVSRPNTTEQRGDMRVALRFLPQVTQSKRASKAGEVQIWVRECKNLPVVRGVIIDPFVKCTVLPDTSRKGRQKTRVAKKTADPVFNHTMVYDGFKLEDLREACVELTVWDHDRLSNHFLGGLRLGLGTGKSYGSEVTWMDSTSDEAKLWNRMMISQGEWVEDVLPLRMLMMAK is encoded by the exons ATGATAGACCTGAGCTTTCTGACGGATGAGGAGCAGGAGATGATTATGGTTGTACTGAAGAGGGACGCTGAACTGAAGAAATCAGAGGATCAGCGGGTTAA AGATCTGCAGAAGACAATGCGTGACAGGAATAAACTGAAATACATGACTGGAGAGTGGTTTTATGAGACAAAGTCGCAGAGACACAGGGACCGAATCCACGGGTCGGACATCATCAGGGCCTCCATCAGGCAGAGAAAGCCTGTGACAGTAT TTGAGCTCTCTAAGGTATGGGCTGAGAAACCAAGTTTTGTGAACAGTGGAAATCGCgatgtctttctccctcctgaACTTGCTGGTATCATAGATGAACCACAGACACAATCAAAAAATCAGAG TAGGGAATATGCCTGCTCATCAGAAAGTCAGTCAGGCGTGTCGAAACCAGCTGTTCAGCCCCAAGTCAAG CTAAGGCTAAATCCATTCAACAATAGGCCCACTTCCCTGGCTTCGCCTGGTGGGGAAAGCCAACAGGTGTCCAATGGCACAACGCAAACAGTTAAGACACCTGCACGGG AGTCACATCCATCTTATGAGAGCcccatagtcacacacactaatcaaacCTCAGACAGTTTTGAAAAATCACAAGCTACACTGAATACCCACAAGCCTGTGCCAAGGAAAAGAGTTTTACATGTCTCCGGGGACTACTCTGTAGACAGAAACAGGCCTGCCAGAGAAAACGTTGCTACGCCTGCTCCTAGAGGAATCCTGAAGCACTGTAActccatcagcagcagcagctcctccAATGATTCTCTGCCACCCCACTCCAACTACAACCAGAAGACCGAACCACTGAGCCCTGTGGACCTCCCAGACTCCCCCAGCTCAGGGTCTAGCTCGGGGTGCTGGCTGGACAGGAAGCAGGTCCGCTTCTCTGGCATCGTCCGGGGCAGGAACCCAGCGCTGCAAAACGGCCGAGAGCTTGGTGAACATGACCTCCTGGACCATGACCGCGTTGTCCTCTCTGATGAGGAGGGCCAAACGGACAAGTCAGACACAAGCATAAGCAGTAGCAACGGCGATGATGCCAGCAGCGAAGGCCTCAGTTGCCCCCGAGACGAATGTGACAGTCCATTTTTCTCAAAGACACGGCAGAAGACTGAGCCAGAGCTCTGCATCGGTTCCAAATCCTCTCCTCAAGATTCTTACTTGTGGGGCAGTAAATGGGTAAATCGAAAAGAGGTGATGACAGGTGAGTTGCAGAACAGCACTGAGGGCTCTCTCCAAAACGGCTCTAAGGATGGCGAAGCCCGTAGGCCTACTG GTTGGCATGATGGTCTCGCTCAGCCCCCTGCAAGTGAGGTGTCCAGCCTCCATGCCACTGTGCCAGAAACAG ATAATAGTGAGGATACAAGCCCGGTTCGGACCATGTTGAAACGAGCTTCAAGGCCAATGTCTTTATCGAAAAGTTTGGAGGACATTACAACAATGCCAGCTC GAGAGGAAAGAATGAGGACAGACCAAAGAAGCGACCTAATGCTTAGCGCAAACGATG TTTCTGTCGCCCCTTCATCGCCTACATCTGCCCCAGACCCGGAACAGATGAAGAGGATGAGCGCATCAGTTCCTGCATTCCTACAGCAGGAG AGttatgacagagagagtgactgCACATCAGAGAACAGCTTTTACTCACCACACAGACCCCAAAAGAGGAACTCACACACTAACCATAGCTTCAGTTCTGGCATGGCATCAATGTCGTCTTCT GTCAGTGGCAGCGTCATGAGTATCTACAGTGGTGATTTTGGCAGTGTGGACGTAAAAGGGACCATACAGTTTGCCATGAATTATGTGGAGAAGCTGGGGGAGTTCCACATCTTTGTTGTCCAATGCAGAGATCTAGCAGTGGCAGAGCCTAAAAGAAACCGGTCTGATCC GTATGTTAAGTGTTACCTTTTGCCAGACAAGACAAAGTTGGGAAAGAGGAAAACAAGTATAAAAAAGAAGACTTTGAATCCTACTTTCAATGAAATCCTAAGG TACAAGATTTCCTTTGACACTCTGAGGATTACTACACTGAACCTCTCTGTGTGGCACAATGACAACTTTGGGAGAAACAGCTTTCTTGGAGAGGTGGATGTTGATTTGAGAGAGTGGAGCATCTCTGACACACAGATGAAGGATTACTTGCTGAGACCACGG GTTGTCAGTCGCCCCAACACAACTGAACAGAGAGGTGACATGAGAGTAGCTTTACGCTTTCTCCCACAGGTAACACAGA GCAAGAGAGCTTCTAAGGCAGGTGAAGTGCAAATCTGGGTGAGAGAATGCAAGAACCTGCCTGTTGTAAGAGGTGTAATCATTGATCCTTTTGTTAAATG CACAGTGCTCCCTGATACAAGCAGGAAAGGTCGGCAGAAGACGCGGGTGGCAAAGAAAACTGCTGATCCAGTGTTTAATCACACTATGGTTTATGACGGCTTCAAACTTGAGGACCTTCGAGAGGCCTGCGTGGAGCTCACGGTGTGGGACCATGACAGGCTTAGTAACCACTTCTTGGGAGGCCTCAGGCTAGGTCTTGGAACAG GCAAAAGTTATGGCTCTGAAGTTACCTGGATGGACTCCACCTCTGATGAAGCAAAACTGTGGAACCGAATGATGATTTCTCAGGGTGAATGGGTGGAAGATGTTTTACCACTGAGAATGTTAATGATGGCAAAATAA
- the sytl2a gene encoding synaptotagmin-like protein 5 isoform X3, with protein MRHDMEEGSKDHERITSLESKSSEKANSSESKRMLKPSPKPRRGLLAFFSRAEVKEVEDEASYPAEDKEVACQDVPLVLSEEQTTLTTLTEKMKNEQEGLGISTSQRTLCNVKENCDQKELLSSANLKSLEGRAGRKPNILTRNKGTLASRQGNQCALERESENPTAGQNVFSDKIDNSSKAHKQKDESRPLQFDHNTINMSNSQSVESHNEEQYISSEHGKSYISVKPTFGGGTSLNNSVSSVSYERLEGLSQGADSTDAHQEHEAAMQHPSLSPGKEQGMHTYTPPLKLSLSQQEGKAILIKNLRALWEEEKTKYNLGVTKAKVTSDIQAEQSEGASPRDSREKVNASQHDIRAVVSDSHQDREPKERETVTENKPQSPWMGDSLKQIGTHETKKLSPSTETKSLCATNPNQIVNLYTDKSTPRSKRKSQNKPMVNLKTDKSPLNKKQKSQTIAHSPKGQSKIPCRSSYKTRLDHSPLKTYAIDIGVEGTDGSISEDHSTTSVKHTRRPSTEDTQLQHEQSKRCDNENMAYFQTKRGRSEQRQPTTCTDEQAQPHGSSTPESPAKSARQRTRQSSSGNIHLGQNSPRQMSPEDVGVVKQYGSPSHDGRRTASGERFGRTFKVREKEVVKDSEARSVASLDRQDCVSEWMHVPVFFDRSGKNRIQAEDIAPEEIMGKVSNDSSPSHHSSLELGSSWSSTPEPWSYSWASSAYNSEDTSPVRTMLKRASRPMSLSKSLEDITTMPAREERMRTDQRSDLMLSANDVSVAPSSPTSAPDPEQMKRMSASVPAFLQQEVSGSVMSIYSGDFGSVDVKGTIQFAMNYVEKLGEFHIFVVQCRDLAVAEPKRNRSDPYVKCYLLPDKTKLGKRKTSIKKKTLNPTFNEILRYKISFDTLRITTLNLSVWHNDNFGRNSFLGEVDVDLREWSISDTQMKDYLLRPRVVSRPNTTEQRGDMRVALRFLPQVTQSKRASKAGEVQIWVRECKNLPVVRGVIIDPFVKCTVLPDTSRKGRQKTRVAKKTADPVFNHTMVYDGFKLEDLREACVELTVWDHDRLSNHFLGGLRLGLGTGKSYGSEVTWMDSTSDEAKLWNRMMISQGEWVEDVLPLRMLMMAK; from the exons ATGAGACACGACATGGAAGAAGGAAGCAAAGATCATGAACGCATCACTAGCCTAGAGAGTAAGTCATCGGAGAAGGCAAATTCTTCTGAAAGTAAGAGAATGCTGAAGCCTTCACCAAAGCCCAGGAGAGGACTACTAGCATTTTTCTCAAGAGCAGAGGTAAAGGAAGTTGAAGATGAAGCATCTTACCCTGCTGAGGATAAGGAGGTTGCATGCCAAGATGTTCCACTGGTGTTGAGCGAAGAACAAACAACCTTGACAACCTTGACAGAGAAGATGAAGAACGAACAAGAGGGATTAGGTATTTCAACCAGTCAGAGAACTCTGTGTAATGTGAAAGAGAATTGTGATCAAAAGGAATTACTCTCATCAGCCAACTTAAAGTCTTTAGAGGGAAGAGCAGGTAGGAAACCTAATATTCTGACTAGGAATAAGGGGACACTGGCTTCAAGGCAGGGAAACCAGTGTGCTCTAGAAAGAGAATCTGAAAACCCCACAGCAGGGCAGAATGTGTTTTCAGACAAAATTGATAACTCATCCAAAGCCCACAAACAGAAGGACGAAAGCAGACCTTTACAATTTGACCACAACACAATAAATATGAGCAATTCACAGAGTGTAGAAAGTCATAACGAGGAGCAGTACATAAGTTCCGAACACGGAAAATCATATATTTCTGTTAAGCCAACCTTTGGGGGAGGAACCTCCCTAAACAATAGTGTTAGTTCAGTGAGTTATGAAAGATTAGAAGGCTTGTCACAGGGAGCTGATAGCACTGATGCCCATCAGGAACATGAAGCAGCCATGCAGCACCCATCACTGAGCCCTGGGAAAGAGCAAGGCATGCATACTTACACTCCCCCTTTGAAACTGTCTTTAAGTCAACAGGAGGGTAAAGCCATTCTTATCAAAAACCTTAGAGCTCTTTGGGAGGAAGAGAAAACTAAATATAATCTTGGTGTCACAAAAGCAAAGGTGACTTCTGACATCCAAGCAGAGCAAAGTGAAGGCGCATCTCCTCGAGACTCTAGAGAAAAGGTCAATGCATCTCAACATGACATTCGAGCAGTAGTTTCAGACTCACATCAGGACCGTGaaccaaaagaaagagagactgtgACAGAAAACAAACCACAATCTCCGTGGATGGGAGACTCCCTTAAACAAATTGGTACACATGAGACCAAGAAGCTGTCACCTTCAACTGAGACAAAATCATTATGCGCCACAAACCCAAACCAAATTGTTAATTTGTATACAGATAAGTCAACCCCCAGAAGCAAACGGAAAAGTCAAAATAAACCAATGGTTAATTTGAAGACAGACAAATCCCCCCTCAATAAGAAACAGAAAAGCCAAACAATAGCCCATAGTCCAAAAGGCCAATCAAAGATTCCTTGCCGAAGCTCATACAAAACCAGGCTTGACCACTCTCCTTTGAAAACCTATGCCATTGATATTGGAGTAGAGGGAACAGATGGGAGCATATCAGAGGACCATTCAACAACTTCCGTAAAACATACAAGAAGACCTTCTACTGAAGACACACAATTGCAACATGAGCAATCTAAAAGGTGTGACAACGAAAATATGGCCTATTTTCAAACCAAGAGAGGGCGATCTGAGCAGAGACAGCCAACAACCTGCACTGATGAGCAAGCTCAGCCGCATGGCAGCAGTACCCCAGAGTCTCCCGCAAAGTCTGCAAGGCAACGAACAAGGCAATCCAGCTCAGGTAACATTCATCTAGGTCAGAACAGCCCTAGACAAATGTCCCCTGAAGATGTTGGAGTAGTGAAGCAATATGGGTCCCCCTCACACGATGGTAGGAGAACTGCTAGTGGTGAACGTTTTGGACGCACCTTTAAAGTCAGAGAAAAGGAAGTGGTAAAAGATTCAGAAGCAAGATCTGTAGCTTCTCTGGACCGTCAGGATTGTGTTTCAGAGTGGATGCACGTCCCAGTATTCTTTGACAGATCAGGCAAGAACAGAATCCAGGCAGAGGATATCGCCCCAGAGGAAATAATGGGTAAAGTGAGTAATGACAGCTCACCATCCCACCACAGCTCACTGGAGCTTGGCTCTTCCTGGAGCAGCACACCTGAACCATGGTCTTACTCCTGGGCAAGTTCAGCCT ATAATAGTGAGGATACAAGCCCGGTTCGGACCATGTTGAAACGAGCTTCAAGGCCAATGTCTTTATCGAAAAGTTTGGAGGACATTACAACAATGCCAGCTC GAGAGGAAAGAATGAGGACAGACCAAAGAAGCGACCTAATGCTTAGCGCAAACGATG TTTCTGTCGCCCCTTCATCGCCTACATCTGCCCCAGACCCGGAACAGATGAAGAGGATGAGCGCATCAGTTCCTGCATTCCTACAGCAGGAG GTCAGTGGCAGCGTCATGAGTATCTACAGTGGTGATTTTGGCAGTGTGGACGTAAAAGGGACCATACAGTTTGCCATGAATTATGTGGAGAAGCTGGGGGAGTTCCACATCTTTGTTGTCCAATGCAGAGATCTAGCAGTGGCAGAGCCTAAAAGAAACCGGTCTGATCC GTATGTTAAGTGTTACCTTTTGCCAGACAAGACAAAGTTGGGAAAGAGGAAAACAAGTATAAAAAAGAAGACTTTGAATCCTACTTTCAATGAAATCCTAAGG TACAAGATTTCCTTTGACACTCTGAGGATTACTACACTGAACCTCTCTGTGTGGCACAATGACAACTTTGGGAGAAACAGCTTTCTTGGAGAGGTGGATGTTGATTTGAGAGAGTGGAGCATCTCTGACACACAGATGAAGGATTACTTGCTGAGACCACGG GTTGTCAGTCGCCCCAACACAACTGAACAGAGAGGTGACATGAGAGTAGCTTTACGCTTTCTCCCACAGGTAACACAGA GCAAGAGAGCTTCTAAGGCAGGTGAAGTGCAAATCTGGGTGAGAGAATGCAAGAACCTGCCTGTTGTAAGAGGTGTAATCATTGATCCTTTTGTTAAATG CACAGTGCTCCCTGATACAAGCAGGAAAGGTCGGCAGAAGACGCGGGTGGCAAAGAAAACTGCTGATCCAGTGTTTAATCACACTATGGTTTATGACGGCTTCAAACTTGAGGACCTTCGAGAGGCCTGCGTGGAGCTCACGGTGTGGGACCATGACAGGCTTAGTAACCACTTCTTGGGAGGCCTCAGGCTAGGTCTTGGAACAG GCAAAAGTTATGGCTCTGAAGTTACCTGGATGGACTCCACCTCTGATGAAGCAAAACTGTGGAACCGAATGATGATTTCTCAGGGTGAATGGGTGGAAGATGTTTTACCACTGAGAATGTTAATGATGGCAAAATAA
- the sytl2a gene encoding uncharacterized protein sytl2a isoform X1, translated as MRHDMEEGSKDHERITSLESKSSEKANSSESKRMLKPSPKPRRGLLAFFSRAEVKEVEDEASYPAEDKEVACQDVPLVLSEEQTTLTTLTEKMKNEQEGLGISTSQRTLCNVKENCDQKELLSSANLKSLEGRAGRKPNILTRNKGTLASRQGNQCALERESENPTAGQNVFSDKIDNSSKAHKQKDESRPLQFDHNTINMSNSQSVESHNEEQYISSEHGKSYISVKPTFGGGTSLNNSVSSVSYERLEGLSQGADSTDAHQEHEAAMQHPSLSPGKEQGMHTYTPPLKLSLSQQEGKAILIKNLRALWEEEKTKYNLGVTKAKVTSDIQAEQSEGASPRDSREKVNASQHDIRAVVSDSHQDREPKERETVTENKPQSPWMGDSLKQIGTHETKKLSPSTETKSLCATNPNQIVNLYTDKSTPRSKRKSQNKPMVNLKTDKSPLNKKQKSQTIAHSPKGQSKIPCRSSYKTRLDHSPLKTYAIDIGVEGTDGSISEDHSTTSVKHTRRPSTEDTQLQHEQSKRCDNENMAYFQTKRGRSEQRQPTTCTDEQAQPHGSSTPESPAKSARQRTRQSSSGNIHLGQNSPRQMSPEDVGVVKQYGSPSHDGRRTASGERFGRTFKVREKEVVKDSEARSVASLDRQDCVSEWMHVPVFFDRSGKNRIQAEDIAPEEIMGKVSNDSSPSHHSSLELGSSWSSTPEPWSYSWASSAYNSEDTSPVRTMLKRASRPMSLSKSLEDITTMPAREERMRTDQRSDLMLSANDVSVAPSSPTSAPDPEQMKRMSASVPAFLQQESYDRESDCTSENSFYSPHRPQKRNSHTNHSFSSGMASMSSSVSGSVMSIYSGDFGSVDVKGTIQFAMNYVEKLGEFHIFVVQCRDLAVAEPKRNRSDPYVKCYLLPDKTKLGKRKTSIKKKTLNPTFNEILRYKISFDTLRITTLNLSVWHNDNFGRNSFLGEVDVDLREWSISDTQMKDYLLRPRVVSRPNTTEQRGDMRVALRFLPQVTQSKRASKAGEVQIWVRECKNLPVVRGVIIDPFVKCTVLPDTSRKGRQKTRVAKKTADPVFNHTMVYDGFKLEDLREACVELTVWDHDRLSNHFLGGLRLGLGTGKSYGSEVTWMDSTSDEAKLWNRMMISQGEWVEDVLPLRMLMMAK; from the exons ATGAGACACGACATGGAAGAAGGAAGCAAAGATCATGAACGCATCACTAGCCTAGAGAGTAAGTCATCGGAGAAGGCAAATTCTTCTGAAAGTAAGAGAATGCTGAAGCCTTCACCAAAGCCCAGGAGAGGACTACTAGCATTTTTCTCAAGAGCAGAGGTAAAGGAAGTTGAAGATGAAGCATCTTACCCTGCTGAGGATAAGGAGGTTGCATGCCAAGATGTTCCACTGGTGTTGAGCGAAGAACAAACAACCTTGACAACCTTGACAGAGAAGATGAAGAACGAACAAGAGGGATTAGGTATTTCAACCAGTCAGAGAACTCTGTGTAATGTGAAAGAGAATTGTGATCAAAAGGAATTACTCTCATCAGCCAACTTAAAGTCTTTAGAGGGAAGAGCAGGTAGGAAACCTAATATTCTGACTAGGAATAAGGGGACACTGGCTTCAAGGCAGGGAAACCAGTGTGCTCTAGAAAGAGAATCTGAAAACCCCACAGCAGGGCAGAATGTGTTTTCAGACAAAATTGATAACTCATCCAAAGCCCACAAACAGAAGGACGAAAGCAGACCTTTACAATTTGACCACAACACAATAAATATGAGCAATTCACAGAGTGTAGAAAGTCATAACGAGGAGCAGTACATAAGTTCCGAACACGGAAAATCATATATTTCTGTTAAGCCAACCTTTGGGGGAGGAACCTCCCTAAACAATAGTGTTAGTTCAGTGAGTTATGAAAGATTAGAAGGCTTGTCACAGGGAGCTGATAGCACTGATGCCCATCAGGAACATGAAGCAGCCATGCAGCACCCATCACTGAGCCCTGGGAAAGAGCAAGGCATGCATACTTACACTCCCCCTTTGAAACTGTCTTTAAGTCAACAGGAGGGTAAAGCCATTCTTATCAAAAACCTTAGAGCTCTTTGGGAGGAAGAGAAAACTAAATATAATCTTGGTGTCACAAAAGCAAAGGTGACTTCTGACATCCAAGCAGAGCAAAGTGAAGGCGCATCTCCTCGAGACTCTAGAGAAAAGGTCAATGCATCTCAACATGACATTCGAGCAGTAGTTTCAGACTCACATCAGGACCGTGaaccaaaagaaagagagactgtgACAGAAAACAAACCACAATCTCCGTGGATGGGAGACTCCCTTAAACAAATTGGTACACATGAGACCAAGAAGCTGTCACCTTCAACTGAGACAAAATCATTATGCGCCACAAACCCAAACCAAATTGTTAATTTGTATACAGATAAGTCAACCCCCAGAAGCAAACGGAAAAGTCAAAATAAACCAATGGTTAATTTGAAGACAGACAAATCCCCCCTCAATAAGAAACAGAAAAGCCAAACAATAGCCCATAGTCCAAAAGGCCAATCAAAGATTCCTTGCCGAAGCTCATACAAAACCAGGCTTGACCACTCTCCTTTGAAAACCTATGCCATTGATATTGGAGTAGAGGGAACAGATGGGAGCATATCAGAGGACCATTCAACAACTTCCGTAAAACATACAAGAAGACCTTCTACTGAAGACACACAATTGCAACATGAGCAATCTAAAAGGTGTGACAACGAAAATATGGCCTATTTTCAAACCAAGAGAGGGCGATCTGAGCAGAGACAGCCAACAACCTGCACTGATGAGCAAGCTCAGCCGCATGGCAGCAGTACCCCAGAGTCTCCCGCAAAGTCTGCAAGGCAACGAACAAGGCAATCCAGCTCAGGTAACATTCATCTAGGTCAGAACAGCCCTAGACAAATGTCCCCTGAAGATGTTGGAGTAGTGAAGCAATATGGGTCCCCCTCACACGATGGTAGGAGAACTGCTAGTGGTGAACGTTTTGGACGCACCTTTAAAGTCAGAGAAAAGGAAGTGGTAAAAGATTCAGAAGCAAGATCTGTAGCTTCTCTGGACCGTCAGGATTGTGTTTCAGAGTGGATGCACGTCCCAGTATTCTTTGACAGATCAGGCAAGAACAGAATCCAGGCAGAGGATATCGCCCCAGAGGAAATAATGGGTAAAGTGAGTAATGACAGCTCACCATCCCACCACAGCTCACTGGAGCTTGGCTCTTCCTGGAGCAGCACACCTGAACCATGGTCTTACTCCTGGGCAAGTTCAGCCT ATAATAGTGAGGATACAAGCCCGGTTCGGACCATGTTGAAACGAGCTTCAAGGCCAATGTCTTTATCGAAAAGTTTGGAGGACATTACAACAATGCCAGCTC GAGAGGAAAGAATGAGGACAGACCAAAGAAGCGACCTAATGCTTAGCGCAAACGATG TTTCTGTCGCCCCTTCATCGCCTACATCTGCCCCAGACCCGGAACAGATGAAGAGGATGAGCGCATCAGTTCCTGCATTCCTACAGCAGGAG AGttatgacagagagagtgactgCACATCAGAGAACAGCTTTTACTCACCACACAGACCCCAAAAGAGGAACTCACACACTAACCATAGCTTCAGTTCTGGCATGGCATCAATGTCGTCTTCT GTCAGTGGCAGCGTCATGAGTATCTACAGTGGTGATTTTGGCAGTGTGGACGTAAAAGGGACCATACAGTTTGCCATGAATTATGTGGAGAAGCTGGGGGAGTTCCACATCTTTGTTGTCCAATGCAGAGATCTAGCAGTGGCAGAGCCTAAAAGAAACCGGTCTGATCC GTATGTTAAGTGTTACCTTTTGCCAGACAAGACAAAGTTGGGAAAGAGGAAAACAAGTATAAAAAAGAAGACTTTGAATCCTACTTTCAATGAAATCCTAAGG TACAAGATTTCCTTTGACACTCTGAGGATTACTACACTGAACCTCTCTGTGTGGCACAATGACAACTTTGGGAGAAACAGCTTTCTTGGAGAGGTGGATGTTGATTTGAGAGAGTGGAGCATCTCTGACACACAGATGAAGGATTACTTGCTGAGACCACGG GTTGTCAGTCGCCCCAACACAACTGAACAGAGAGGTGACATGAGAGTAGCTTTACGCTTTCTCCCACAGGTAACACAGA GCAAGAGAGCTTCTAAGGCAGGTGAAGTGCAAATCTGGGTGAGAGAATGCAAGAACCTGCCTGTTGTAAGAGGTGTAATCATTGATCCTTTTGTTAAATG CACAGTGCTCCCTGATACAAGCAGGAAAGGTCGGCAGAAGACGCGGGTGGCAAAGAAAACTGCTGATCCAGTGTTTAATCACACTATGGTTTATGACGGCTTCAAACTTGAGGACCTTCGAGAGGCCTGCGTGGAGCTCACGGTGTGGGACCATGACAGGCTTAGTAACCACTTCTTGGGAGGCCTCAGGCTAGGTCTTGGAACAG GCAAAAGTTATGGCTCTGAAGTTACCTGGATGGACTCCACCTCTGATGAAGCAAAACTGTGGAACCGAATGATGATTTCTCAGGGTGAATGGGTGGAAGATGTTTTACCACTGAGAATGTTAATGATGGCAAAATAA